The window GACCCGTTGGCCTACGCCGACAGCCGGGCCGAGCTGGCCCAACTGCTGGGCGAGATCCACGGCGCCGCCCGCCTCGACGACGACGCCCTCCTCGTCTGGGGCCGCAGCGGCACCCTGCTGTTCAGCCCCCACTGGCGGCGCTACGAGCGGGCGTTGACCACCTACGGTTACATACATTCGCTGACCGACGCCGTTGATAACCTGTTCCACGGTACCGCGGCCAACGACGAGCTGATCCGCTCTCTCAAGCGCCGGATCATCGCCGGCGAGATCACCGAGGCCAGCGCCGTGCGTCAGGAGATCAACCACCTCTCCGAGGACATCACCACCTACGAGGTCATCTGCAACCTGCTGCGCGCCGCCGTCGGCTCGCTGCAGCAGGCGATGGACATGCAACTCGACAGCTTGACGCCCCAGCAGCGCGAGATCTACGACAACTTGGAACTCGATGAGCGTCTCGAGCTGTTGACCCGCAAGATCGCCGACATCGTTCCGACGATCGAGGCCCTCGAGCTCTCCCTCCAGGGGATGATCAGCCTGGTCGGCACTCTGCAGGAGGAGGAGACCGACCGGCTGAACAAGGTCATGCAGTTCCTCACCGTGGTGACCACGGTGGCCGTGCCGGTGACGGTGATCACCGGCTGGTACGGGATGAACTTCCGCTTCATGCCCGAGCTGAACTGGCCGGGGAGCTACTTCGTCGTCATCGGGGTCACCGTGGCCGTCGTCATCGGCCTGCTGTTCCTGTTCAAGCGCAAGAAGTGGTTCTAGAGCCCGGCGACTTATCGTACAGACGGGGGCTCATCGAGCCCCCGTCCTGCTCCATAAAAAACGCAACGATCCTATCGCGTGCCGCCCTCCCGGGGGAGGGCGGCTTGCCGGAACTGGCACGGTTTTTGCAAAGGCGACGCTTGCCGACGCTGCAAGCGTCGCCGCGATGCAAAAACCGTGCCAGTTCCGGCCCGGCAAGGGTCGGTGTTGACGCGCGCAGGCGCGTCTCTTTGTTGTCGGGCCCTGACGGTGGTGGCTTCGGTGTTTCGCTTGGGGCTGGACAGCTCCGTCAGAACTTGATTGGTTTGACGAAGCGGCCGTTCTCGTAGAAGGTTTCGCCGTCGGCGGTGTAGCGTCCGCCGTCTTTGAGGTCGCAGAGCATGTCCCAGTGGATGACGCTCTTGTTGACGCCGCCGGAATCGGGGATCGAGCGCCCCAGGGCCACGTGGCAGGTGCCGCCGATTTTCTCGTCGAAGAGCATGTTCTTGCTGAAGTGTTTGATGTTGTAGTTGGTGCCGATGGCCACCTCGCCGACGTAGCGCGCGCCCTCGTCGGTGTCCAGTACGCTGTGGAGGAACTCCTCGCCTTTGTCGGCGGCGGCGTCGACGACCTTGCCGTCCTTGAACTCCAGGCGGACGTTCTGGACCTCGTGTCCCAGGTGGATGGCGGGGAAGCTGTAGGTGATGTGACCGTTGACGGAGTCTTCGAGTGGTCCGGTGAAGACCTCGCCGTCGGGCATATTATGGCGGCCGTCGCAGTTGACCCAGGTGCGGCCCGCGGCGCAGTAGCTCAGGTCGGTGCCCGGCGCGGTGACGCGGAAGTCCTTGTGCTCGCCGAGGTAGGCGCAGATCTTCTCCTGGATGTCGTGGACCTCGCGCCAGGCGGCGACGGGGTCTTCCTCGTTGAGCTTGCAGGCTTCCATGACGAACTCCCAGTACTCGGCCAGGCTCATCTCGGCGTCCTGGGCGCCGGAGTGGGTGGGGAACTGGCAGAGGCTCCAGGAGAGCTCGCCGGCGGCCTCGCGCTTCTGGTAGATTTCGAGCAGCTCGGCCGAGGCGCGCTGGGCGATCTGCATCTTCTGCTTATCGACGTTGGTCAGGGCCTTGGAGTTGTAACCGGCGCGGATGTTGAGGAAGCGGTCGGTGGTTTGGAAGCGGGTGCGCACGGCCGGGCTGATGTACTTGAGCTGTTCCTCGGAGGATTCGTTGATCCGGATCTCGTTGAGGCCGGGGAGGCCGATATTGAAGGAAGGGTGGGCGCCGACCTTGACGACGGCGCGGCAGCAGGCTCCCACCAGGTCCTCGGCCAGGGGCGAGGCGTTGATCATGACCTCGTGACCGGGTTCGGTCTCCAGGGAGTACTCGACGATCAGGCGGGCCAGTTTATCCAGACGGGGGTCGTACATGGCTGGGCTCCTTGGGTTAAGCGCTGTGAACGGGCGGAGGCTAGTCCGAAGCCGGGGGTAGACGGAAGATGAAACGGGCGCCGCCGCCGGGGGGTGTTTCGTGGCGCAGCTCACCGCCGGTGGCGCGGACTGCCTGAGCGGCCAGGAACAGGCCCAGTCCGGTGCCGTCTTCCTTGGTGGTGAAGAAGGGTTCGAAGAGATGTTCCCGGTTCGCGGGTCCGACACCGGGTCCGTCGTCGGCGACGGCCAGCTCGATCATTGCGCCGACGGTGCGCAGTTCTGCGATCACCCGGTTGCGGGCGGCCTCCAGGGCGTTGACCAGGACGTTGACGACGGCCTGGCGCAGGGCGTCGCAGGAGCCGTGGACGGGCAGTTCCTCGTCGGGCAGATCGAGTTCCAGCCTCAGGTTCCGGGCGCGGCCGGCGACTTCGTCGGCGGCCCGGCGGCAGAGGTTGACGAAGTCGAAGCGTCGACGCTCGCCGCCGCCGCGAGCCTCGCCCAACAGACGGCGCACGGCCTCGTCGGCCCGTTCGACCTCGGCGACGATGATCTCGAGGGCCTCGCGGTCTTCGGCGGGCAGTGCAGCGGCGTTGATGGTCTGGGCGGTGAGCTTGATGGCGGCCAGCGGGTTGCGTAGTTCGTGGGCCACGCCGCCGGCCAGACGGCCGACGGTCTCCAAGCGCTCCAGGCGGGCGGCCCGTTCGCGCAGCTCGACGAGTTCGGCCAGCTCGGCGTTGGCGACGGCCAGTTGGTCGGCCAGGTCCTCGGCCTGGCGGCCGCGACGGCGGTGGTAGTCGCTTGAGAGCCCCAGGGTCCAGCCGAAGAGGTTGACGACTAACAATTCGGCGATGTCGCCCCAGACGAAGACATCGAGCTCGCCCCAGTAGACGAGGAGCTGGGGCGCCAGGGCCGCGGTGCCCACGGCCGCGGTCAGCGCTCCGCCCAGCAAACCGAAACGCCAGGCGGCCAGCAGCACGGGAGCCACCAGCAGCTTGGACCAGAGAGTGTCCCAGCCGTCGATCAGGTAGGCGCCGAGGATGACCACCGCCAGGCCCGTCAGCGCCAGGGCGCCGAGGACGTAGTCCGCCGTGGTCGGACGGCCTTTCACTGACCGCCGTCGCCTTCGATGTCCCAGGTGAAGGTGACGTCGTGCTCGGGATGACCGGTGTAGTAGGCCCGGAACAGCTCGACGGACCAGGAGCCGCCGCCGTAGCCGCCGGCGGCGCTGACGTCGGCGCTGCTGTCCGTGGTCTGGTGCAGGACGTACCCGGGTATCTCACCGCCCTCCAGCCACTCGGCGTCGGGCTGGAAAGCGACGGCCTCCTCGGCGAGGAGGTAGGAGGCGTTGGCGTTGGGGTCGCTCTGATGCTGGAAGAGGGGCAGGCCCTCCGTCGAACGGTTGAGTTGGGCCGATCCCCGTCCTGGATCGAGGATGAAACCCGCCGGGGACAGGTAGCTGTCGTTGCATTGTTGACGCGGGTTGGTTCGGCCGGCGCCCCAGAACCAGACGTCGAGCAGCCGGCTGCCCGCGGTGGCGTGGCGAGCACCGCCGTGACAGGTGGCGGTGCAGCCCTCGTCGGGGAACTCCGGGTAGGTGTCGGCGATCATCCAGAAGAAGGCCAGTTTGTCCTCGGGCGGGGGCTCGCCCTCAGCGTCCGGATTGCCGTTCTCATCGTAGGTGTTGAACCATTGATCGTTGTCCAGGACCCAGCGCCCGGGGTCGTCGCTCTTGGTCGACGAGGGGTCCAGCCAGCTGACCAGGAAATAGACGCCTTCGGTGTCGTAGACGCACTTGACGCTGGCCACGTCGATGCCGCAGCCGCCGTTGACCGGCTCGAGGACCAGCACGCTGGCCTCGGCTTCGCCCCAGGCGTCGTCACCGGTCTGGCCGTCGATGACGGGGGGGTCGAGGACGCGAACCGCGGCCACCGTCGCCGGCTGGACGGTGCCGCCGAAGTCGAGCTTGACGACCGGGGCGATGTCGTGGGCCGTCCAGGAGGCGTCGGTCAGCGCCAGGGCGAAATAGGTGTCGTCGGGGTAGGTCTCCTCGAAGGGTTCGGTGGCGGAATCGCAGGCGCCCAGCATTCCCAGGCTCACGATGACGCAAACCGCCGTCGCCGCCGAAATCGGTATTCTGTTTTTCAACATGGTTACCCCGCTGCGTTCGTTGTTCACCGCTCAATGACTTGTCAATCCGCCATCCATTATAGCCCAGAAAACCCCGCCGGGAAAGGCCCCGATTGCGATGAACCGCGGCGATGTGCTAATCTCTTCCTTTCCGGGCGATCACCGGAGACGGCCGAGGGGGATGATGACCGAGCGCCGGGTGCTGATCACGGGAACCTCGACGGGCATCGGCGAGGCCGCCGCGCGGCTGCTGGCCGAGCGCGGCTGGCGCGTCTACGCCGGGGTGCGCCGGGAGGCCGACGCCGAAAGCTGGCGGGCGGCCGGACTTGCCGGCCTGAGTCCGCTGTTCTGCGACGTCACCGACCAGGAGCAGATCCGCGCCGCCGTCGCGACGATCGCCGCCGAGGGCGGCGGGCTCGACGCCTTGGTCAACAACGCCGGCGTCAGCGCCGCCGGTCCGCTGGAGTACCTGGAGCCCGCCGAGCTGTGCCGGGTGCTCGAGGTCAACGTCGTCGGTCAGCAGGCGCTGACCCGGGCCTGTTTGCCGTTGCTGCGCCGCAACCGGGGGCGGATCGTCTTCATCGGCTCGGTCTCCGGCCGGACGGCCATGCCCCTCGTCGGCGCCTACTGCATGAGCAAGTACGCCCTGGAGGCCCTGGCCGATGCCTGGCGAGTGGAGCTGCGCCCCTGGGAGGTTGGGGTGATCCTGCTGGAGCCCGGACCGATCGCCACGCCGATCTGGGACAAGGTGGCCGCCGAGCGAACGCGCCGCCTGAGCGAGCTGGACTCTGAGGCCCTCGAACGCTACGGTCCGCTGATGGAGGCCGTTTTCCGCCGGGTCGTCGAGGGCGCCCGCCGGGCGACCGAGCCCCCGGCCGTCGCCCGGGTCATCGAGCGGGCCCTGACCCGTCGCCGTCCCCGGGCGCGCTACGTCGTCGGCCGCGGCGCCCGCGGCAGCGTGCTGACCGGACGTCTCCCCGACCGCCTGCGCGACTGGCTGATCTGCCGGGTCCTCGGTCACGACGCCCCGCCGAGGGGCACCTCGGCCAACGGCACATAACGTGCCGGACCGCTGCCCAGGCGGCTCTCGAACAGCGTCAGCGCCGCGCAGCTCCAGCGACCGAAGCTCTCCCCGGCGAAGCGTTCCAGTAGACGCGGCAGCTCCCGGGGCCGTCCGCGACGCACCCGGGCCAGGGTGGCGTGGGGGGTGAACCTCCGTCGGTCGGCCGCGAAACCCAGGGGCTTCAATTCAGCTTCGACGGCCTGATGCAGACGGGCCAGGCCCTCGTCGCCCGCCGCGACCGCGGCGTACAGCACCCGGGGCGGCCGGCGGCCGCCGGGCAGCGCCCCCAGCCCGGTCAGCTTGATCTCGAAGGGCCGCACCTGCAGCGCCGACCGCTCCAGGGCCGCCTTCAGCTCCGGCAGCAAGCCCGCCTCGACCTCACCGAGAAACTTGAGCGTCAGGTGGACGTTGCCCGCCGGCACCCAACGCCAGGCGCGGTCTTCGGCGGCGCGACGAACCGCGGTCAGGGCGTCGGCGAGCGCGCCGGGCAACTCACAAGCCACGAAGGTGCGCATCTGCAGCCTTTCCGTTGTCGGCGGCGTCATGGTCTGGAACCGGTGAGGACCGTTGAGCGCGCCGTCCGCTTCTCGTTGCGATCGCGGCGGTTACGGCCGCGGCGGTTCCGGCGCCCGTCGGTCCGGAAGCTCCCGTCGACCGAATGGATGGTCACGGTTTGCCGTTACGTTGATCCGGCGAGATCGAACACAGTTTAGCAACCCCCGCCGCCGGGGGTCAAACCGGGAGGATCGTGGCCGAATACCGCGTCGAGGAACTGGAACCGAGCGCGGCGCCGTTGCTCTGCGGCGTCGGGGCCTTCTACCACGCCGGCTTCGTCCGGGCGGCCGCCGAGGTCCTTCCCGGTCGGGTGGAGCTTCACGGCGTCTACGCCGGTCAGGCCCTGCGCGCCCTGTTCCCCCTCTACCTGCGCGGCGGCCGGGCCGTTATCCCGCCCCTGGCCCAATACTGGGGCCTCTGGCCGCTGCTGCCCGACGACCTGGCCGCCGGACGGCGCGAATCCGTCTGGCAGCGTATCGTCGAAGCCGTCGACGCCTACCTGGCCGACCGCGGCCCGGCCACGGTCCACTTCCGTCATCCACCCCGGGTGGTCGACGGCCGACCCTTGCAGCAATGCGGCTGGCGGGTGACGCCGCGCTACACCTACCTGGTTCGGGAGTCGGCGGCGGCCGGTTTTTCCTCCTCGACACGGCGGCAGCTAAAAAAGGCCCGGGGCCTTGATCTGCGGTTGGTCGAGACCCGGGGAAGCGCCGATCTCTACCGCCTGCACGTTGCCGGGATGCGGGCTCAGCGGTTGCGGCCGGCGCCACGGCGGCTGGTCGAGGCCCTGGCCGAGCGGGGCTTTCTCCTCGAGGCCCGGCGCGGCGATGGCGGCCTGGCGGCCGGGGTGCTGGCGACGGTCGATGATACGGCGGGCTATTACCAGTTGGCCGCCCATGACCCCGCCGGACGGGGCGACGGCTCGCCCAGCCTGGTGGTCGAGGGGCTGTTGCGACGTTTGACGGAGCAGGATAGAACCCTGGATTTCGTCGGCGCCAACACCCCGGCCATCTGCCGCTTCAAGCGCGGCTTCGGCGGCCGGTTGACGCCTTACCTGGAGAGCCGGCGGGTCTACCGGCCCTGGCGCAAGCTGCTGGCGCGGCTGCGGAGGTTCCGGGGCCGTGACTGAGCCGCGACCAGCCTGGCTGTCCTACGCCCTGGGCGAACTGGCCCGTCTGGGCGGACTGCTGCCGACCCAGGTCGAGGCGGGTTGCGGCTACGGCGCGCCGGGGGCTTTGACGATCAGGCCCTGCGCCGATCCCGACACCCTTGGGCTGCTGGAGTTACGGCGCGTCGAGGCGGTGGAACTCGCCGACTGGCCGGACCGGCTGCTCAGCCTGCATCCCGTCGACGCAGCGCCGCCAACCGGTGAGGCGCTGTACCGCGACGCCGGCGGCCGGAGCTGGATCAGCCGCGACGGCGACGGCGTCCACTGCGCCGTCGACTTCCCCGCCGACGCCTGGTACCTGCTGGGCCAGCGCGAGGAAGTGCTGCATCCCGAGCGCCGTGACTCCCACGGCCGCTTGAGCCGCTCCGTCTCCCGGAGCCCGGACCCGATCTTCGAGCGCCCCTGGCTGGAGCTGTGGGGCGCCTTCCTGCGCCGCGCCCTGGCCCTCGCCGGGCCGATCGTCCACTTCGACCGGCACCCCGACGGCGCGGAGTGGTCGCTGGCGCTGACCCACGACGTGGATTCGCTCAGCGAGCGCTCCTTGGGCCGGGCGTTGCGCCTGCTGGCGGCGGGGGTGCTGAAGCTGTCCGCCGAGCGGCTGCGCGCCGGACGACGGATGCTCAAGCTGCTGGGCGAGCCTGACCGCCATCGCTGCCTCGAGCGCTGCCGGGCCGCCGACGCCCCGGCGCGGGGGACCTACTTCGTTCATCCCGGTCGGCGCGGCCCTCACGATCCGGCCTACAAGCTGCGCCGCCGGCGCGGGGAGCTGCGAGGGCTGCTGTCGTCGGGCCAGGAGCTCGGGCACCACTACGGTTACGCCACCGCGGGCGACGCCGCGGCCCTGAGCGCCGAACTGGCGGAACTAAGCCGCTTGACGGGCTCGACGGACATCGGCGGCCGGGCCCACTACCTGCGCCTGCGCGGACCGGAGGATCTGGCCGTCGTCGCCCGGACCGGGCTGGTCTACGACGCCGGCTTGGGCTTCGCCGACGAGCCGGGCTACCGCCTGGCCTGCGGGGGACCGTACCGCCCCTGGAACTACGGATCGTCGACCGCCCTGGGACTATTCGAGCTGCCGCTGACCGTGATGGACGGTGCGCTCTTCCGCCGCTACGGCGACGAAGTCCCGGACGTCGAGGAATGCTGGCGGCGGCTGTCGGCGTTTCTGCGGGCGGGCCGCCGGGCCGGAGCCTGTGTCAGCCTGCTCTGGCATCAGCGGGTCTTCGGCCCGGCCTATCCGGGCTGGGCGGAGCCCTATCACCGGGCCCTGGCCTGGGCCCGGGACAACGGCGCCCGGCTGGGCCCGGCCGGAGACTTCGTCGCCCGGGCCCGCGCTCTGGAGGGCCTGCGCCTCGTCGAGGGCCGCCTCATCAACGGCGCCGACCGACCGTTGACCGTTTACCGCAGCGATCGTCCGGCCGTGGCGATTCCGCTCGAACCCGGGGAGGCCGTCGATGTCACCTGAGGTTCGCTCACGGCTGCGCCGCCTGCTACGTGACGATCGTTTCTGGGCCGCCGTGATCCTGGTCGGCGCCGCGCTGCTGCGGCTGCTGCTGTTCGATCAATTGGCCGACAGCCCCTTCGGCGATTACCTGGGCCTGGACGAGAATTACTACCACGGCCGGGCACTGCAACTGGCGGGTGGTCAGGGGCTCGAGCCGCCCTTCTTCATGAGCCCGCTGTACCAGCTCTTCGTCGGGGCGGGTTACGCCCTGCTGCCGGGGACGCTGTGGACGATCCGCCTGTTGCAAGCCCTCCTCGGTCTGGCGACCCTCTTTGTGGTCTGGCGCACGGCGCGGCTGCTGGTCGGACGCTGGTGGGCCGTCGGCGCCCTGGGAGCGGCGGCCCTCTACCATCAGCTCTTCTTCTTCGAGACCCTGCTGCTGCCGACGACGCTGACCGTCTTCCTGGTCACCCTGGGAATCTACCTGGCCCTGCGCCAGCACCGTCGTCCCCGATTGTGGCGGGCGGCCCTCGTCGGGGCGATCTTCGCCCTGGCGGCCCTGGCCCACCCGACGGCGGCCCTGCCGGCGGCGACCGTCGGGCTGTTCCTGTTCTTCAAGCGCCTGCGCCGCAACCGACGACGGGCTCCGGCCGAGCTGGGCTTGCTGGTCGCCGCGGCCGTCCTGGTCATCGCCCCGGTGACCATCGCCAACAGCCGGGCCGCCGACGAGTTCGTCATGCTGTCCACCAACGGCGGCCTCAACCTCTACCTGGGCAACCAGCCCGGCGCCGTCGGCCTCTACCGGCCCTACGACCCCCAGACCTACGCCGCCGACTTCACCGCCCGTCGCCCGGCTGAGGCCGCCGCCGGGCGCGAGTTGTCCGCCGTCGAAGTCGACGACTACTGGAAAGAGCGCTTCACCGAGCTCTGGGAGGCCGACCCGGGGCGGATACTGGCCCTGAGCGCCGAGCGGGGCCTGTTGTACCTCAACGGCTTCGAGTACCCCCAGGTCGAGAACTACTACTTCGAGGCCGAGTTCGTTCCCCTCCTGCGGCTGCCCTGGCTGTCCCTTTACCTGCTGCTGCCCCTCGGGGTGACCGGCCTGGTCCTGGCCCGACGGCGCGGGGCCCGGATCCTCGGGGTGGCCGCCCTGGCCTACTTCATCGGGCTGCTACCCTTCTTTGTCACCGCGCGCTTCCGTGTCGTCGTCGCGCCGTTGCTGGTCATCGGCGCCGCCTTGCTGCTGCGCCGGACGGCGGTCACGATTCGATTGCTGCGCCGCGGGGCCTGGAGCCGGAGCCGGCGGCTGCGCCTCGGCGTCTTCCTCGCCGCCGGGCTGCTCCTTGTCACCGCCTGGGCCGCCCTGCGCACCCCCGAGGTCACCCGGACCTACGACAACCTGGCCGTGGGTTTCAACAACCTCGGCACCGAGGCCGCCGCCCGGGGCGATTACGAGTCGGCGATCGATTATCAGCGCCGGGCCCTCGCCGAGAGCCCGACGATGGTCCCGGCGCGGCTCAACCTGAGCCTGGCTCTCCTCGACGCCGGTCGCTACGCCGCGGCCGAGGAAGAACTGCTCAGTCTGCGCGGCTCCGGCCTGGATCCCAACCGCCTGGCCACCCTCATCGCCCGGGCCCGGCGCCGTAACGGCGACGACCTCGGCGCCCTGGCAATCCTGCAGGACGCCGCCGCGGCGCCCCACGCCGACGCCCTCGTTCACGCCGAGCTCTCCGGGGTCTACCTCGAGCTGGGCGACGCGGGCAACGCCCGCCGCCACGCCCGACGGGCCGTCGAGCTCGAGCCGAGAGCCGACGCCGGCTACCTGGCCGCCGCCCGGGCCGCCGTTGACGATCGAGCGGCCGTCGCCCACCTTCGAGACGGCATCGAGAACGCAGACAACCCCGCCGCCCTGAACTACGAGCTGGGGCGGCTCGAAGGCGACGCAGAACTGCTCTGGCGGGCCGCCCTGGCCGCCGCCGAGGCCGGCAACTGGGAGCTTTGGGCAGCGGCCCTCGCGGCGCTGGCACGCTGAGGAAAGCCCGGGTTTTTTCCGGGCGGGGCCCTCAAGACCCGCCGTTGTTCATCACGCCCGTCGGATGCTAAACGATTGCGCACGCAGGGCCGGCGCGCGTTTTTGCGACGACGGACCGCTGCAGGTCCGTCGTCGATGCAAAAACCGTGCCGGCCCGGCACAACGCAAGCGAGCGGCCCCGAAGGACCGCCCGTTTGGATAACAAGCCCGGTTCGCTACTCCGCAACCGGACCGAGGAAGGTGAAGTGGTAATAGGTTTCGTAGATCACCCCGCCCTCCTCCTCCGGAGCCTCGATAGCCGAGCCGAAAACCTCGACCTTGATGCGGTACAGCCCGCCCTGCTCCAGGCGCCATTCGGCGAAGGTGGCCTCGGGATGTCCCCAGTAGTCCCAGTCGACGAGGCGCATGTGCTCGGGCTCTTCGCCGGCGGGATACGTTTCCAGATACTGGGGTCGCATGCCGCGTTTGGCCAGCCCGACCTCGATCAGCTTGCCGTCGATCTCGACATAGAGGTCGTTCTTGGAGATCGTGGTGCTGATGTGGTAGTTGGTTTTCGAGGTCTCGTAAACGATTTCGTACCACCAGTAAGCGCAGGGGTTCTGGGAGAAGGGCGCCTCTTGGG of the Candidatus Coatesbacteria bacterium genome contains:
- a CDS encoding tetratricopeptide repeat protein: MSPEVRSRLRRLLRDDRFWAAVILVGAALLRLLLFDQLADSPFGDYLGLDENYYHGRALQLAGGQGLEPPFFMSPLYQLFVGAGYALLPGTLWTIRLLQALLGLATLFVVWRTARLLVGRWWAVGALGAAALYHQLFFFETLLLPTTLTVFLVTLGIYLALRQHRRPRLWRAALVGAIFALAALAHPTAALPAATVGLFLFFKRLRRNRRRAPAELGLLVAAAVLVIAPVTIANSRAADEFVMLSTNGGLNLYLGNQPGAVGLYRPYDPQTYAADFTARRPAEAAAGRELSAVEVDDYWKERFTELWEADPGRILALSAERGLLYLNGFEYPQVENYYFEAEFVPLLRLPWLSLYLLLPLGVTGLVLARRRGARILGVAALAYFIGLLPFFVTARFRVVVAPLLVIGAALLLRRTAVTIRLLRRGAWSRSRRLRLGVFLAAGLLLVTAWAALRTPEVTRTYDNLAVGFNNLGTEAAARGDYESAIDYQRRALAESPTMVPARLNLSLALLDAGRYAAAEEELLSLRGSGLDPNRLATLIARARRRNGDDLGALAILQDAAAAPHADALVHAELSGVYLELGDAGNARRHARRAVELEPRADAGYLAAARAAVDDRAAVAHLRDGIENADNPAALNYELGRLEGDAELLWRAALAAAEAGNWELWAAALAALAR
- a CDS encoding GNAT family N-acetyltransferase; translation: MAEYRVEELEPSAAPLLCGVGAFYHAGFVRAAAEVLPGRVELHGVYAGQALRALFPLYLRGGRAVIPPLAQYWGLWPLLPDDLAAGRRESVWQRIVEAVDAYLADRGPATVHFRHPPRVVDGRPLQQCGWRVTPRYTYLVRESAAAGFSSSTRRQLKKARGLDLRLVETRGSADLYRLHVAGMRAQRLRPAPRRLVEALAERGFLLEARRGDGGLAAGVLATVDDTAGYYQLAAHDPAGRGDGSPSLVVEGLLRRLTEQDRTLDFVGANTPAICRFKRGFGGRLTPYLESRRVYRPWRKLLARLRRFRGRD
- a CDS encoding aminopeptidase, with translation MYDPRLDKLARLIVEYSLETEPGHEVMINASPLAEDLVGACCRAVVKVGAHPSFNIGLPGLNEIRINESSEEQLKYISPAVRTRFQTTDRFLNIRAGYNSKALTNVDKQKMQIAQRASAELLEIYQKREAAGELSWSLCQFPTHSGAQDAEMSLAEYWEFVMEACKLNEEDPVAAWREVHDIQEKICAYLGEHKDFRVTAPGTDLSYCAAGRTWVNCDGRHNMPDGEVFTGPLEDSVNGHITYSFPAIHLGHEVQNVRLEFKDGKVVDAAADKGEEFLHSVLDTDEGARYVGEVAIGTNYNIKHFSKNMLFDEKIGGTCHVALGRSIPDSGGVNKSVIHWDMLCDLKDGGRYTADGETFYENGRFVKPIKF
- a CDS encoding SDR family NAD(P)-dependent oxidoreductase, yielding MTERRVLITGTSTGIGEAAARLLAERGWRVYAGVRREADAESWRAAGLAGLSPLFCDVTDQEQIRAAVATIAAEGGGLDALVNNAGVSAAGPLEYLEPAELCRVLEVNVVGQQALTRACLPLLRRNRGRIVFIGSVSGRTAMPLVGAYCMSKYALEALADAWRVELRPWEVGVILLEPGPIATPIWDKVAAERTRRLSELDSEALERYGPLMEAVFRRVVEGARRATEPPAVARVIERALTRRRPRARYVVGRGARGSVLTGRLPDRLRDWLICRVLGHDAPPRGTSANGT
- the thpR gene encoding RNA 2',3'-cyclic phosphodiesterase; the protein is MTPPTTERLQMRTFVACELPGALADALTAVRRAAEDRAWRWVPAGNVHLTLKFLGEVEAGLLPELKAALERSALQVRPFEIKLTGLGALPGGRRPPRVLYAAVAAGDEGLARLHQAVEAELKPLGFAADRRRFTPHATLARVRRGRPRELPRLLERFAGESFGRWSCAALTLFESRLGSGPARYVPLAEVPLGGAS